The DNA region CGCGCTGAGCCTGGTCGGCGGCGTGATCGGCGCGGCGCTCGCCTACGGCGTCGCGGCGCTCCTCACGCGGACGGTGGGGATGACGACCATCCTGAGCCCGGGTGTCGTCGTGATG from Candidatus Effluviviaceae Genus I sp. includes:
- a CDS encoding ABC transporter permease — translated: ALSLVGGVIGAALAYGVAALLTRTVGMTTILSPGVVVMAFGFAAAVGIFFGYYPARKAAMLNPIEALRHE